The Microbulbifer sp. TB1203 nucleotide sequence GCCGACAAGTCGCAAAATCCGCCGGAGGCCGCCGGAAAACCGCAGCCGAAAAGCAACTTTGCCAAAGCCCAACAGGGCAAGGGCACCGCCAAAGCGGCCCGAAAGCGCGGGGGCGGCAGAGCCTGGCTGTGGCTGCTGCTCCTCGCCCTGCTCGGGGCGGCCGGTACCTGGGGCTGGCTCAACTGGCCGCAGGTGCAAGAGCGGCTGGCGCAATATCTGGATTTCCTCCCCGGGCGGGACCGGCAAACCGCCGGCGTCGACCGCGAGGAGCCCCCCGCCGCCGAGCCGCTGGCGCCCCGGGAACCGCCGCAACCGCAAGACACCCCGCCCGCCACCACAGCACCGCCGCAGGACTCCGCCGCCCTGCGCAACCAGTTGCGTCAACAGGGCAATACCATCCGCCAACTGCAACAACAGCTGGCGGAACTGCAGCGCAGTGTCACCGCCCAGGGCAATCGGCTGGGGGAACTGGGCAATATCGGCCGCCAGGACTGGCAACTGGCGGAAGCGGATTACCTGCTGCGCCTGGCTAATCAGCGCCTGCTGATGGAGCGCGACAGCCGCGCCGCCCTCGGCCTGGTGGAAGAGGCGGATGAGATACTGCGCGACGTCAACCTTCCCGACCTCTACGGCGTGCGCCAGCAGTTGGCCAGCGACCTAACCGCCCTCAAGCTGGTGGAAAACATCGACCGCGAAGGGCTCTACCTGCGCCTGCGCGCGCTGGAAGAACAACTGA carries:
- a CDS encoding uroporphyrinogen-III C-methyltransferase; translation: MTDEKSTNADKSQNPPEAAGKPQPKSNFAKAQQGKGTAKAARKRGGGRAWLWLLLLALLGAAGTWGWLNWPQVQERLAQYLDFLPGRDRQTAGVDREEPPAAEPLAPREPPQPQDTPPATTAPPQDSAALRNQLRQQGNTIRQLQQQLAELQRSVTAQGNRLGELGNIGRQDWQLAEADYLLRLANQRLLMERDSRAALGLVEEADEILRDVNLPDLYGVRQQLASDLTALKLVENIDREGLYLRLRALEEQLMQVDIRPEFDLAKQDAAEEETPSPAGGEKLPVWERSWQNFTQFMRNSYRIRDADIDPVLLSPQSEARFRQNLRLNMEQAELALLREDDTVYKDSLARARQLLLEYGTDNHRRQVLARELQELAQQPVTVELPSLSASQSALHNYIERLHKAAPQRPPATPAGGNSDSEETGSPETETPNTAGDEIL